In Rhizobium sp. ZPR4, a genomic segment contains:
- a CDS encoding nucleotide kinase domain-containing protein: MNKFATHSIRRSPPKPRRGVYELYWTFASRRQAAFEARLAGKSWPWSDDPILQTFKFCNVFRAADRVSQFMIRDVAYAQDLESTARDRIFQIVAFRTFSNIETWRGITAELGGPPRIEHLRNGAFEKALDRVKAVNGGLYTGAFILCANKAFGFDEKHRNHVALFKHMFLEQACAERVLQLPSLEAVVGLLQSFPLMGPFMAYQTAIDLNYSDLVHFSENDYTQAGPGALRGLKKAFTDLGDFSPADTILWMVEQQDDEFARLELPFNGLFGRKLHGIDCQGLFCELDKYCREAVPELASARSRIKAKYNAGNSDMSLFFPPKWALPSGGLVKSTGASTNQHVSTLKQADRKAPKGSKRDNDRELFAVADLFG, translated from the coding sequence ATGAACAAGTTCGCAACTCACAGCATCCGCCGTTCGCCCCCGAAGCCGAGACGCGGGGTTTATGAACTTTACTGGACTTTTGCTTCCAGACGGCAAGCAGCCTTTGAAGCTCGTCTAGCGGGCAAGAGCTGGCCATGGTCAGACGATCCGATCCTGCAAACTTTCAAGTTCTGCAATGTGTTTCGAGCTGCCGATCGCGTCTCCCAATTCATGATACGCGACGTTGCCTATGCTCAGGATCTCGAAAGCACGGCTCGGGATCGCATCTTCCAGATTGTTGCCTTTCGTACATTCAGCAATATCGAGACATGGCGTGGCATCACGGCAGAATTAGGTGGTCCGCCACGCATTGAACACCTTCGGAATGGCGCGTTTGAGAAAGCTCTGGATCGGGTAAAGGCTGTTAACGGCGGATTATATACCGGGGCGTTCATTCTTTGCGCCAACAAGGCTTTCGGCTTTGATGAAAAGCATCGCAACCATGTCGCTCTTTTCAAGCACATGTTCCTAGAGCAGGCTTGCGCTGAACGCGTGTTGCAACTTCCATCACTCGAGGCTGTTGTCGGACTTCTACAAAGCTTTCCGCTGATGGGACCGTTTATGGCCTATCAGACTGCCATCGACCTCAATTATTCCGATCTCGTTCACTTCAGCGAGAACGACTACACGCAGGCTGGTCCGGGCGCGTTGCGCGGCTTAAAGAAGGCTTTTACCGATCTTGGCGATTTCAGCCCGGCAGATACAATTTTATGGATGGTGGAACAGCAAGACGATGAATTCGCGCGGCTTGAATTGCCATTCAACGGGCTGTTTGGGCGAAAATTACACGGAATTGATTGCCAAGGGCTGTTTTGCGAACTGGATAAATATTGCCGTGAAGCCGTACCTGAGCTTGCCAGCGCCCGCAGCCGTATCAAGGCCAAGTACAATGCCGGCAATAGCGATATGAGTCTGTTCTTTCCTCCCAAATGGGCCCTGCCGTCAGGCGGCTTGGTGAAATCCACTGGCGCGTCGACAAATCAGCATGTCTCAACTTTGAAACAAGCCGATCGGAAAGCTCCCAAAGGAAGTAAGCGCGATAACGATCGCGAGCTTTTTGCTGTAGCTGATTTGTTTGGCTAG
- a CDS encoding TylF/MycF/NovP-related O-methyltransferase, with amino-acid sequence MNAEDLAKLKKKLLDEVVNRPQPSKVAIVGWTPTAIELASEAVFSLGAIVLLGIFAPLANTGSASVKPLDMLAHESPDIVLIAEDAGKELLLEAVAELVPPGTKLLIGGFSHFVFRDPVFDRIRQENFIPSFANGYQNCLIHIYQCLRNAHRLGLKGAVAEFGMFKGGTTMLISRFIEEIGADWKVFGFDTFSGFPPRRSALDMYAHPDCVFLDVDMVKAVFAGRNVEVVEGDVVRTASRLGDQDLVLSFVDTDNFTSARAIIRVIAERTLVGGAIVFDHWTGHDRHLDTIGERIAAKALAADDRYFNLHGTGVFLRQR; translated from the coding sequence ATGAATGCAGAAGATCTCGCGAAACTCAAAAAGAAGCTGCTCGATGAAGTAGTAAACCGCCCACAGCCATCCAAAGTAGCAATCGTTGGATGGACACCGACCGCCATTGAATTGGCGAGTGAAGCAGTCTTTTCGCTGGGTGCTATTGTGCTACTCGGTATCTTTGCTCCCTTGGCAAACACTGGCAGCGCGTCCGTCAAACCTCTGGACATGCTCGCCCACGAAAGCCCGGATATTGTTCTGATTGCGGAAGATGCAGGAAAGGAACTCCTGCTGGAAGCGGTTGCCGAGTTGGTTCCTCCCGGTACCAAGCTTCTTATTGGTGGATTTTCACATTTTGTATTCCGTGATCCCGTTTTTGACCGAATTCGACAGGAGAATTTTATTCCGTCATTCGCGAATGGATACCAAAACTGCTTGATCCACATCTATCAATGCCTTCGAAACGCTCATCGCTTAGGCCTCAAAGGCGCGGTGGCCGAATTTGGGATGTTCAAAGGCGGAACCACGATGCTTATTTCGAGGTTTATCGAAGAAATAGGCGCTGACTGGAAAGTATTCGGGTTTGATACTTTCAGTGGTTTTCCACCAAGGCGTAGTGCGCTCGATATGTACGCTCATCCCGATTGCGTCTTTCTGGACGTCGATATGGTCAAGGCGGTATTTGCCGGGCGAAACGTAGAAGTTGTCGAAGGAGATGTGGTCCGGACGGCGTCGCGACTCGGTGATCAGGACCTTGTACTGTCTTTCGTGGATACTGACAATTTCACCTCGGCAAGGGCAATTATTCGTGTCATAGCTGAGCGCACGTTGGTAGGTGGCGCCATTGTATTTGATCATTGGACCGGTCACGACCGGCATCTCGATACGATCGGTGAACGAATAGCGGCAAAGGCACTTGCCGCTGACGATCGTTATTTCAACCTCCACGGTACTGGAGTATTCTTGAGGCAACGATGA
- a CDS encoding thymidylate synthase: MPSYRNISFATAASVADVLQYGSEVVVRGKQTRELIERVTVLERPLERYLFLPKRHNDVFAQFAETMWVLAGRNDFAWLEGYLPRAAEYSDDGHTWRGGYGPRLRHWSGNVDQIDEVRKLLLADTVSRRAVMVLFDPGQDFVDSQDIPCNNWLSWIARDGKLHLSVAIRSNDAMWGFSGVNSFEWSILHELMAHWLGLEVGRASYFATSFHLYDRHYERGRQMVEQFHDLTPYDFGVKRLRFETSWDEFQTKLDQWFSLERVIRANPTVSLFGHGRTGDPLLDSGLALVHVRWAHERWGIDRLKSELAGLPADDYAAAMYDQLGRTYPALRDDIPQVPIANFFDACSNRTTNRPDDFKAAIKSLHSMKDRAYGSSWKRRGELVSILPNIARKSDRLETLVSTGAVMKGETMLDTAVDLLVYAEKYRLFLAESLADGILLPVGVPQPLSSHDVNFNALIDGLDLEPPDQQFQELVQDIVGHFDTCWRAAEANTGKDHRLIQAGHLAAAAGRLVAKVLNEDQVSAAKFVRAELIS; the protein is encoded by the coding sequence ATGCCAAGCTATCGGAATATTAGTTTCGCCACAGCAGCCAGTGTGGCGGATGTACTGCAATATGGCTCGGAAGTGGTCGTTCGCGGCAAGCAGACTCGCGAGCTGATCGAAAGAGTGACAGTTCTTGAGCGACCGCTGGAACGTTATCTATTCCTACCGAAACGGCATAACGATGTGTTCGCCCAGTTTGCTGAAACAATGTGGGTATTAGCCGGTCGCAATGATTTTGCCTGGCTGGAAGGTTACCTGCCGAGGGCTGCCGAGTATTCGGATGATGGTCATACCTGGCGCGGAGGCTATGGGCCTCGGTTGCGGCATTGGTCTGGCAACGTTGACCAGATTGACGAAGTGCGAAAGTTGCTTCTCGCCGATACGGTAAGCCGGCGAGCTGTAATGGTACTCTTTGATCCAGGACAGGATTTCGTCGATTCGCAAGACATCCCCTGCAACAACTGGCTGAGCTGGATTGCGAGGGATGGCAAGCTGCATTTGAGCGTGGCCATCCGTAGCAATGATGCGATGTGGGGATTCTCCGGGGTCAACTCCTTCGAATGGAGCATCCTCCACGAATTAATGGCCCACTGGTTGGGTCTGGAAGTCGGCCGGGCATCGTATTTTGCCACATCTTTCCATTTGTACGATCGGCACTACGAACGCGGCCGACAAATGGTTGAGCAGTTCCATGATCTTACACCATATGACTTCGGGGTTAAGCGTCTACGCTTTGAAACGTCCTGGGACGAATTCCAGACAAAGCTCGATCAGTGGTTCAGTTTGGAACGAGTAATCCGGGCCAATCCAACTGTTTCCCTCTTTGGTCATGGTCGCACGGGTGATCCATTGCTCGATAGCGGGCTCGCGCTGGTTCATGTGCGTTGGGCGCACGAACGCTGGGGTATTGACCGGCTAAAGAGCGAACTCGCCGGGCTTCCGGCGGATGACTACGCAGCGGCGATGTATGATCAGCTTGGGCGGACATATCCGGCTTTGCGAGATGATATACCCCAAGTTCCAATCGCAAACTTCTTCGATGCGTGCAGCAACCGCACGACCAATCGCCCCGATGACTTCAAAGCCGCAATCAAAAGTCTTCACTCAATGAAAGACCGGGCATACGGAAGCTCGTGGAAGCGTCGCGGAGAATTGGTCAGTATCCTTCCGAATATCGCCCGGAAATCAGACAGGTTGGAAACGTTGGTGTCGACCGGTGCCGTCATGAAAGGCGAGACCATGTTGGATACTGCGGTCGATCTTCTCGTCTATGCGGAGAAATACCGGTTGTTTTTGGCCGAGAGCTTGGCGGACGGAATTTTGCTGCCGGTGGGAGTACCACAGCCTTTGAGCAGTCACGATGTCAATTTTAACGCACTCATCGATGGGCTCGACCTCGAGCCGCCTGACCAACAATTCCAAGAGCTTGTTCAAGACATCGTCGGTCATTTCGACACATGTTGGCGGGCAGCAGAAGCCAACACGGGAAAGGACCACAGATTGATCCAGGCAGGCCATCTCGCTGCGGCGGCCGGCCGTCTAGTAGCCAAGGTCCTGAACGAAGATCAGGTCTCAGCGGCAAAATTCGTCAGGGCGGAACTTATATCATGA
- a CDS encoding DNA methyltransferase yields the protein MVPARNTILWGDCITLMQHLPGGSVDFILTDPPYLVRYRDRSGRTVANDADASWLVPAFAEMYRVLKDDSLAVSFYGWNEVDKFMAAWRSAGFRVVGHMVFTKSYASSRRFLQHRHEQAYLLAKGRPPLPRRPESDVRDWDYTGNRLHPTQKPLAPLEQLVQMFSKPGDLVLDPFCGSGTSLEASRRQGRDFLGIELDGQHHQTASLRVHGN from the coding sequence ATGGTTCCGGCCCGCAACACAATCCTGTGGGGCGACTGCATCACCTTGATGCAGCACCTCCCGGGCGGGTCGGTGGATTTTATCCTGACCGATCCCCCGTATCTGGTCCGCTACCGCGATCGCAGCGGCCGCACCGTCGCCAATGACGCTGACGCCTCCTGGCTCGTCCCAGCCTTCGCGGAAATGTACCGCGTCCTGAAAGACGACAGTCTCGCGGTCAGCTTTTATGGCTGGAACGAGGTCGACAAGTTCATGGCGGCTTGGCGTTCGGCGGGGTTCCGCGTGGTCGGGCATATGGTCTTCACGAAGTCCTATGCCTCGTCGCGCCGGTTCCTCCAGCATCGTCACGAGCAGGCTTACCTGCTCGCCAAAGGCAGACCGCCTTTACCAAGACGACCGGAGTCCGATGTCCGCGATTGGGACTACACCGGCAACCGGCTGCATCCGACCCAGAAGCCGCTCGCGCCGCTTGAACAGCTGGTTCAGATGTTCAGCAAGCCCGGTGATCTGGTGCTTGACCCGTTCTGCGGTTCTGGCACATCGCTGGAGGCCAGTCGCCGGCAGGGCCGGGATTTCCTGGGCATCGAGCTGGATGGTCAACATCACCAGACGGCCAGTCTGCGGGTTCACGGCAACTAG
- a CDS encoding NUDIX domain-containing protein: MPKGHVEPGETSQHAAQREAFEEAGIQGLAWKPVIGRFLYRKEGRPLIYKVSVHLLTVQGAATGYPEQGERQIQWVRLADAPRVVANPALGRIIASVMRYPLYGNVLRGTRSAL, from the coding sequence ATCCCCAAAGGGCACGTTGAACCCGGCGAAACCTCGCAGCACGCCGCTCAACGGGAAGCTTTCGAAGAGGCCGGCATCCAAGGCTTGGCATGGAAGCCGGTCATTGGGCGGTTCCTTTATCGGAAGGAAGGGCGTCCGCTGATATACAAGGTTTCGGTTCACCTGTTGACGGTGCAAGGGGCCGCGACCGGCTATCCCGAACAGGGCGAGCGGCAAATCCAATGGGTACGGCTGGCCGATGCGCCTCGCGTGGTGGCAAATCCCGCCCTTGGTCGGATCATCGCTTCCGTGATGAGATACCCATTATATGGTAACGTCTTGCGCGGCACCCGCAGCGCTTTATAG
- a CDS encoding ParB/RepB/Spo0J family partition protein, producing the protein MDTIAIIHETIIEPVSIRAAIEQIPLSRLMPSKANVRRVNAAIGVSELADSIEAHGLIQNLTVRKAKKGKYEVVAGSRRLAALNLLVKEGRLAEDTEIPCNVRDDNDIELSLAENVQREAMHVVDEILSYRQLAEDGMAPDLIASRFGQSIITVRQRLKLANLSPKVLEDLRTEDMTIEQARALALSDSHEEQERVWFEAPAWNRDPRSLRSLLTRDHVRSTDRLARFVGLEAYEAAGGGIVRDLFGEDSSTFLTDRALLTQLVTAELELAAEAVKSEGWAWVETSLETSSLYISGYGRIYPQTRELTEEVETELSALAETFDALQEQIEGYEEGDPAIEAEETKLADIQQRMGDIQNAARSYEPQEMALAGCIVAIDHGGALQINRGYVKSEDREALMKLQRGDTDDTITDDEDDGEAGTAEPDAIYSAALVEELTAIRTAALRVEVANRPAIALAALLYPLVGRIFLIGYTSYDAAVEVHGQRPELASSIKEPREARALATWQAMKEAWGDTLPGQPADLWAWLRGQPTDKLLDLLAFVTAANLNGVKAKHDQSRSRLENVEQIAVAVGLDMGAYWTPDAAFLNRLSKTGIAEVLIEAGCAPQTRSIEKGSKAEAVATAEKQLVGKVWLPSVLRTGTAAE; encoded by the coding sequence ATGGACACCATTGCCATCATCCATGAAACCATCATCGAGCCGGTCAGCATCCGCGCGGCCATCGAACAAATCCCGCTGTCACGTCTGATGCCGAGCAAGGCCAACGTGCGCCGCGTCAACGCCGCCATCGGCGTGTCGGAACTGGCCGACAGCATCGAGGCACACGGCCTCATCCAGAACCTGACCGTGCGCAAGGCCAAGAAGGGGAAATACGAAGTGGTGGCGGGTTCGCGCCGCTTGGCTGCCCTGAACCTGCTGGTCAAGGAGGGACGGCTGGCCGAGGATACGGAAATCCCGTGCAACGTCCGCGACGACAACGACATCGAGCTTTCGCTGGCCGAGAACGTGCAGCGGGAGGCCATGCATGTGGTCGATGAAATTTTGAGCTACCGTCAGCTTGCCGAGGACGGCATGGCGCCGGACCTTATTGCCTCCCGTTTCGGGCAATCCATCATCACCGTGCGCCAGCGGCTGAAACTCGCCAACCTCTCACCCAAGGTGTTGGAGGACCTGCGCACCGAGGACATGACCATCGAGCAGGCGCGTGCGCTGGCTCTTAGCGACAGCCATGAGGAACAGGAACGGGTGTGGTTCGAGGCTCCGGCATGGAACCGCGACCCGCGCAGCCTGCGCTCCCTGCTGACGCGGGACCATGTGCGCAGTACCGACCGTCTGGCCCGTTTCGTGGGATTGGAGGCGTATGAAGCGGCAGGTGGCGGCATCGTTCGCGACCTGTTCGGCGAGGACAGCAGCACCTTCCTGACCGACAGGGCCTTGCTGACGCAGCTTGTTACGGCGGAGTTGGAACTGGCGGCGGAAGCCGTGAAATCCGAAGGGTGGGCTTGGGTTGAGACCTCGTTGGAAACATCGTCCTTGTACATCAGCGGTTACGGGCGGATTTATCCGCAGACCCGCGAATTGACGGAAGAGGTGGAAACCGAACTCTCTGCACTGGCCGAGACCTTCGACGCTTTGCAGGAGCAGATCGAGGGATACGAGGAAGGTGACCCCGCCATTGAGGCTGAGGAAACCAAACTGGCGGATATCCAGCAACGAATGGGGGATATTCAGAATGCGGCGCGCAGCTACGAACCGCAGGAAATGGCGCTGGCCGGATGCATCGTTGCCATTGACCACGGCGGCGCGCTGCAAATCAACCGTGGCTATGTGAAATCGGAAGACCGCGAGGCGCTGATGAAGCTGCAACGCGGTGACACGGACGATACGATCACGGACGACGAAGACGATGGCGAGGCCGGAACTGCCGAACCGGACGCCATCTATTCCGCCGCGCTGGTGGAGGAACTGACCGCCATCCGCACCGCCGCTTTGCGGGTTGAGGTTGCCAACCGTCCGGCGATTGCGCTTGCCGCCTTACTCTATCCGCTGGTGGGCCGCATCTTCCTCATCGGATACACGTCCTACGATGCCGCCGTGGAGGTTCATGGCCAGCGCCCCGAGCTGGCTTCGTCCATCAAAGAGCCGAGAGAAGCCCGCGCGCTGGCGACATGGCAGGCGATGAAGGAGGCGTGGGGCGATACGCTCCCCGGTCAGCCTGCCGACCTGTGGGCATGGTTGCGTGGCCAGCCGACCGATAAGCTGCTCGACCTGCTGGCGTTCGTGACCGCCGCCAACCTCAATGGGGTGAAGGCGAAACACGACCAGAGCCGCAGTCGGTTGGAGAATGTCGAGCAGATTGCCGTGGCGGTGGGCCTCGACATGGGAGCCTACTGGACGCCGGATGCAGCTTTTCTCAATCGCCTAAGCAAGACGGGGATTGCCGAGGTGCTGATTGAAGCGGGATGTGCTCCGCAGACGCGCAGCATCGAGAAAGGCTCAAAGGCCGAGGCCGTCGCCACAGCCGAAAAGCAGCTTGTCGGCAAAGTCTGGCTTCCTTCCGTGCTGCGGACAGGTACAGCTGCCGAATAG
- a CDS encoding type II toxin-antitoxin system ParD family antitoxin: MKPLGQMTVSLTGELEQFVREQVRTGAFASSSEYIRDLVRERYNQQRDRAEKLKALDEALARGIADAEAGRTMPLDVAFKRLRDELGLPEQSSRK, from the coding sequence ATGAAACCATTAGGACAGATGACCGTAAGCCTGACGGGCGAACTGGAGCAATTCGTTCGCGAACAGGTACGCACCGGCGCGTTCGCGTCAAGCAGCGAGTATATTCGCGATCTGGTTCGGGAGCGCTACAACCAGCAGCGTGATCGTGCTGAAAAGCTGAAGGCGCTGGATGAAGCTCTTGCACGGGGTATTGCCGACGCTGAAGCCGGGCGGACCATGCCGCTTGATGTCGCGTTCAAACGGCTTCGTGATGAGCTTGGCCTGCCGGAACAAAGCAGCCGTAAATGA
- a CDS encoding type II toxin-antitoxin system RelE/ParE family toxin gives MKVRITDAAWENMLHIGRWIKQDNPARAETFVRELYDRCEALEDMPRAFPLLPGREDAGIRRRPYGDYLIFYRIADDAVEVLHVLHGAVDYERLLFPDE, from the coding sequence ATGAAGGTCAGGATTACCGATGCGGCATGGGAAAACATGCTGCACATTGGTCGTTGGATCAAACAGGACAATCCAGCTCGCGCAGAGACGTTTGTCAGGGAGCTTTACGACCGCTGTGAAGCTCTGGAAGATATGCCGCGAGCCTTTCCGTTGTTGCCCGGCCGAGAAGACGCCGGTATCCGCCGGCGCCCCTATGGTGACTACCTTATTTTTTACCGGATCGCGGATGATGCCGTGGAAGTGCTGCATGTCCTCCATGGCGCCGTCGACTATGAAAGGTTGTTGTTCCCCGACGAATAG